A region of Trichoplusia ni isolate ovarian cell line Hi5 chromosome 23, tn1, whole genome shotgun sequence DNA encodes the following proteins:
- the LOC113504710 gene encoding tubulin polyglutamylase TTLL5 isoform X1: protein MEPEDECEPRLKPAPDDIPKVHSVCNHNRPHTSPHASSDTENPSTSGLQTTDEQNEHSMRKNDEEAPVKENEGSVSDWISGGPLGSKGAVLVFRSCVLASRTPSMESETKTIGNNTGTTILLNKAKNMARRLVAEPHSFAMRPKNIMHDVMETFGTSNKFHGHAYIVRHVSDTNIPETIPVEDQGHEGQDVLGHKRDIEDVLNDLSKITLKKHLNIENTTANIKPPEEPPPNGTSKDGKDDKKGKKNKGKHKRKTPVSQRANSPALDSDDSEHLLVKEVESVKVLESSHMPARLLKITYKLVNTETKLLHRLLQAHGLQEAVMESKDFNLLWSGLHPKPDVLRSLSPYQRVNHFPRPGLLRSLLDSHGLVEAELSSNSWTLMWSALMIPFDILQALNPNQKVNHFPRSYELTRKDKLFKNIEKMQYFRGLKQFDFIPTTFLMPAEYKELCSTHYRTKGPWIVKPAASSRGRGIYIVNTPEQIPKGENVVVAKYIDKPLLIGGHKCDLRLYVCVTSIDPLLIYLYEEGLVRFATVKYDKTNKNLWNPCMHLCNYSINKYHTDYIKCDDPNAGNIGHKWTLSALLRHLRKQGRNTTALMAAIEDLVVKSILSSAQTITAAARVFVPNFFNCFELFGYDILIDDMLKPWLLEINLSPSLACESPLDARVKSALLADTLTLVGLPAVPMSKADISTQSNSLKMRIGACRRVHSAENVFVRGKRTSAENSGGGSGGAGAALSALTGEELRLVRAVRAQYARRGGFVRIFPSQNSWQKYSQYLDPVTGIPVCSTSLNNNIPYQVVQHNYNLLVHSHVLPHFQHATVATSLTDTPQRLKRYEAVSITCQAPAVWLGETTPQHHDTRRAKELVKRQLMDGMKLTMGEGRRAFGLFLTHVLKRVSSPCNELGVQHAALVLRFLRRASASLRMPYNVKGPPAKMCDKDRCAVIAKQLNDFLYMYYRETDLYTDSEDKEGCVSNIHFAQFLYSASEADLEDVLLLQLKMENYQTTFLGDARNMFCVDLPPAKLCAEPPARHTLLKHLACLSPINTRKYRSEWTTWINTAAKLGSTDSQSRSETDTESDHPQPPFTNSDIVLKESLKEEKPLTQALKYARS from the exons ATGGAGCCAGAAGATGAGTGTGAGCCTCGTTTAAAACCGGCACCAGACGACATTCCTAAAGTACACTCAGTATGCAACCACAACCGTCCACACACCAG TCCACATGCATCATCAGACACCGAAAATCCGTCGACCTCAGGCCTTCAGACTACAGACGAGCAAAACGAACACAGCATGCGAAAAAATGACGAAGAAGCTCCAGTTAAGGAAAACGAAGGTTCCGTCTCCGACTGGATATCGGGAGGGCCTCTCGGGTCTAAAGGAGCCGTTTTGGTATTCAGATCATGCGTCCTCGCGTCCAGGACTCCTTCAATGGAGTCAGAAACGAAAACCATCGGCAATAACACAGGGACAACAATACTCTTAAACAAGGCTAAGAACATGGCACGCAGGTTAGTCGCTGAGCCCCATTCCTTTGCTATGAGACCAAAGAACATAATGCACGATGTGATGGAAACGTTTGGAACCAGCAACAAGTTTCACGGGCATGCTTATATAGTGAGACACGTTAGCGATACGAATATCCCCGAGACTATACCGGTGGAGGACCAAGGTCACGAGGGTCAGGACGTACTCGGACATAAGAGAGACATTGAAGACGTACTAAACGACTTGAGTAAGATCACGCTGAAGAAACACCTGAACATCGAGAATACAACAGCTAACATTAAGCCCCCGGAAGAACCGCCTCCTAATGGTACTAGCAAAG ATGGCAAAGACGATAAGAAAGGCAAGAAGAACAAAGGTAAGCATAAACGCAAGACGCCGGTGTCGCAGCGTGCTAACTCACCGGCGCTTGACAGTGATGACTCAGAACACCTCTTGGTGAAAGAGGTCGAGAGTGTAAAG GTCTTAGAAAGCAGTCACATGCCTGCGCGTCTCCTCAAAATAACCTATAAGCTAGTGAACACGGAAACTAAACTCCTGCACCGGCTCCTCCAAGCTCACGGGCTACAGGAAGCCGTCATGGAGTCGAAAGACTTCAACCTGTTGTGGTCAGGACTGCACCCGAAGCCCGATGTCCTGCGGTCATTGTCGCCCTACCAGCGCGTCAACCACTTCCCTAG GCCGGGCCTGCTCCGCTCTCTCCTGGATAGCCACGGGCTGGTCGAAGCGGAATTGAGCTCCAACTCTTGGACGCTCATGTGGTCAGCACTCATGATCCCCTTCGATATCCTCCAAGCATTGAACCCTAACCAGAAAGTCAATCATTTCCCCAG GTCGTACGAGTTGACTCGTAAAGACAAACTTTTTAAGAACATCGAGAAAATGCAATACTTTCGAGGGCTGAAGCAGTTCGACTTCATTCCTACCACCTTCCTGATGCCTGCAGAGTATAAGGAGCTGTGTTCCACCCACTACAGGACCAAAGGACCCTGGATAGTCAAGCCGGCGGCTTCGAGCCGGGGCAGAGGCATTTATATTGTTAACACG CCTGAACAAATACCAAAAGGCGAGAATGTAGTAGTAGCAAAATACATAGATAAACCTCTTCTAATCGGTGGTCACAAGTGCGACCTCCGGCTGTATGTGTGCGTGACGTCTATAGACCCCCTGTTGATATACCTGTATGAGGAGGGGCTCGTGAGGTTTGCCACTGTCAAGTATGATAAAACCAATAAGAACCTGTGGAACCCCTGCATGCATCTCTGTAACTACAGCATCAATAAATATCATACGGATTACATCAA ATGTGACGACCCCAACGCTGGCAACATAGGTCACAAGTGGACGCTCTCTGCCCTACTCCGTCACTTACGGAAGCAGGGCCGAAACACCACCGCTCTGATGGCAGCCATCGAAGACCTGGTAGTCAAGTCCATCCTATCCTCCGCGCAAACCATCACCGCGGCAGCCAGGGTCTTTGTGCCCAATTTCTTTAACTGCTTTG agtTATTCGGTTATGATATTCTCATCGACGACATGCTGAAGCCGTGGCTGCTTGAAATCAATCTCTCGCCCAG TCTTGCATGCGAGAGTCCTCTCGACGCTCGCGTGAAGTCGGCTTTGCTGGCTGATACCCTCACCCTGGTGGGGCTACCAGCTGTCCCCATGAGTAAGGCAGACATCTCCACGCAAAGTAATTCCCTCAAAATGAGGATTGGGGCG TGTCGGCGCGTGCACTCCGCGGAGAACGTGTTCGTGCGCGGCAAGCGGACCAGCGCAGAGAACAGCGGCGGCGGCTCGGggggcgccggcgccgcgctgTCCGCGCTCACCGGCGAGGAGCTGCGTCTGGTGCGGGCCGTGCGGGCCCAGTACGCCAGGAGGGGCGGCTTCGTCAGGATCTTCCCCAGCCAGAACTCCTGGCAGAAGTACTCGCAGTACCTCG ACCCAGTGACGGGCATCCCGGTGTGCTCGACGTCGCTGAACAACAACATCCCGTACCAGGTGGTCCAGCATAACTACAACCTGCTGGTACACTCGCACGTGTTGCCGCACTTCCAGCATGCCACCGTCGCCACCAGCCTTACCGATACGCCGCAAAG GTTAAAACGTTACGAAGCGGTAAGTATAACATGCCAGGCGCCCGCGGTGTGGCTCGGCGAGACGACGCCGCAACATCACGACACCAGGCGCGCTAAGGAGCTGGTCAAACGACAGCTCATGGATGGCATGAAGCTCAC CATGGGCGAGGGCCGGCGCGCGTTCGGGCTGTTCCTGACGCACGTGCTGAAGCGCGTGTCGTCGCCCTGCAACGAGCTGGGCGTGCAGCACGCCGCGCTCGTGCTGCGCTTCCTGCGCCGCGCCTCCGCCTCGCTGCGCATGCCTTACAATGTAAAG GGTCCGCCGGCGAAGATGTGCGACAAGGACAGGTGCGCGGTGATCGCCAAGCAGCTGAACGACTTCCTGTACATGTACTACAGGGAGACCGACCTCTACACCGACAGCGAGGACAAGGAGGGATGCGTCTCTAATATACACTTCGCGCAGTTCTTGTATTCCGCTAG CGAGGCAGACCTAGAGGACGTGCTCCTGCTGCAGCTGAAGATGGAGAACTACCAGACGACGTTCCTGGGCGACGCGCGCAACATGTTCTGCGTGGACCTGCCGCCCGCCAAGCTCTGCGCGGAGCCGCCCGCCCGACACACGCTGCTCAAGCATCTCGCCTGCCTCTCGCCCATCAACACCAGGAAGTACAG ATCAGAGTGGACGACTTGGATCAACACGGCAGCTAAATTGGG GTCCACAGATTCCCAGAGCCGTTCAGAGACAGACACAGAGAGCGACCACCCTCAGCCCCCCTTCACCAACTCCGACATCGTCCTCAAGGAATCCCTGAAGGAGGAGAAGCCTCTGACGCAAGCCCTCAAGTACGCGAGGTCATAG
- the LOC113504710 gene encoding tubulin polyglutamylase TTLL5 isoform X5, which yields MVFVPHASSDTENPSTSGLQTTDEQNEHSMRKNDEEAPVKENEGSVSDWISGGPLGSKGAVLVFRSCVLASRTPSMESETKTIGNNTGTTILLNKAKNMARRLVAEPHSFAMRPKNIMHDVMETFGTSNKFHGHAYIVRHVSDTNIPETIPVEDQGHEGQDVLGHKRDIEDVLNDLSKITLKKHLNIENTTANIKPPEEPPPNGTSKDGKDDKKGKKNKGKHKRKTPVSQRANSPALDSDDSEHLLVKEVESVKVLESSHMPARLLKITYKLVNTETKLLHRLLQAHGLQEAVMESKDFNLLWSGLHPKPDVLRSLSPYQRVNHFPRPGLLRSLLDSHGLVEAELSSNSWTLMWSALMIPFDILQALNPNQKVNHFPRSYELTRKDKLFKNIEKMQYFRGLKQFDFIPTTFLMPAEYKELCSTHYRTKGPWIVKPAASSRGRGIYIVNTPEQIPKGENVVVAKYIDKPLLIGGHKCDLRLYVCVTSIDPLLIYLYEEGLVRFATVKYDKTNKNLWNPCMHLCNYSINKYHTDYIKCDDPNAGNIGHKWTLSALLRHLRKQGRNTTALMAAIEDLVVKSILSSAQTITAAARVFVPNFFNCFELFGYDILIDDMLKPWLLEINLSPSLACESPLDARVKSALLADTLTLVGLPAVPMSKADISTQSNSLKMRIGACRRVHSAENVFVRGKRTSAENSGGGSGGAGAALSALTGEELRLVRAVRAQYARRGGFVRIFPSQNSWQKYSQYLDPVTGIPVCSTSLNNNIPYQVVQHNYNLLVHSHVLPHFQHATVATSLTDTPQRLKRYEAVSITCQAPAVWLGETTPQHHDTRRAKELVKRQLMDGMKLTMGEGRRAFGLFLTHVLKRVSSPCNELGVQHAALVLRFLRRASASLRMPYNVKGPPAKMCDKDRCAVIAKQLNDFLYMYYRETDLYTDSEDKEGCVSNIHFAQFLYSASEADLEDVLLLQLKMENYQTTFLGDARNMFCVDLPPAKLCAEPPARHTLLKHLACLSPINTRKYRSEWTTWINTAAKLGSTDSQSRSETDTESDHPQPPFTNSDIVLKESLKEEKPLTQALKYARS from the exons ATGGTTTTTGT TCCACATGCATCATCAGACACCGAAAATCCGTCGACCTCAGGCCTTCAGACTACAGACGAGCAAAACGAACACAGCATGCGAAAAAATGACGAAGAAGCTCCAGTTAAGGAAAACGAAGGTTCCGTCTCCGACTGGATATCGGGAGGGCCTCTCGGGTCTAAAGGAGCCGTTTTGGTATTCAGATCATGCGTCCTCGCGTCCAGGACTCCTTCAATGGAGTCAGAAACGAAAACCATCGGCAATAACACAGGGACAACAATACTCTTAAACAAGGCTAAGAACATGGCACGCAGGTTAGTCGCTGAGCCCCATTCCTTTGCTATGAGACCAAAGAACATAATGCACGATGTGATGGAAACGTTTGGAACCAGCAACAAGTTTCACGGGCATGCTTATATAGTGAGACACGTTAGCGATACGAATATCCCCGAGACTATACCGGTGGAGGACCAAGGTCACGAGGGTCAGGACGTACTCGGACATAAGAGAGACATTGAAGACGTACTAAACGACTTGAGTAAGATCACGCTGAAGAAACACCTGAACATCGAGAATACAACAGCTAACATTAAGCCCCCGGAAGAACCGCCTCCTAATGGTACTAGCAAAG ATGGCAAAGACGATAAGAAAGGCAAGAAGAACAAAGGTAAGCATAAACGCAAGACGCCGGTGTCGCAGCGTGCTAACTCACCGGCGCTTGACAGTGATGACTCAGAACACCTCTTGGTGAAAGAGGTCGAGAGTGTAAAG GTCTTAGAAAGCAGTCACATGCCTGCGCGTCTCCTCAAAATAACCTATAAGCTAGTGAACACGGAAACTAAACTCCTGCACCGGCTCCTCCAAGCTCACGGGCTACAGGAAGCCGTCATGGAGTCGAAAGACTTCAACCTGTTGTGGTCAGGACTGCACCCGAAGCCCGATGTCCTGCGGTCATTGTCGCCCTACCAGCGCGTCAACCACTTCCCTAG GCCGGGCCTGCTCCGCTCTCTCCTGGATAGCCACGGGCTGGTCGAAGCGGAATTGAGCTCCAACTCTTGGACGCTCATGTGGTCAGCACTCATGATCCCCTTCGATATCCTCCAAGCATTGAACCCTAACCAGAAAGTCAATCATTTCCCCAG GTCGTACGAGTTGACTCGTAAAGACAAACTTTTTAAGAACATCGAGAAAATGCAATACTTTCGAGGGCTGAAGCAGTTCGACTTCATTCCTACCACCTTCCTGATGCCTGCAGAGTATAAGGAGCTGTGTTCCACCCACTACAGGACCAAAGGACCCTGGATAGTCAAGCCGGCGGCTTCGAGCCGGGGCAGAGGCATTTATATTGTTAACACG CCTGAACAAATACCAAAAGGCGAGAATGTAGTAGTAGCAAAATACATAGATAAACCTCTTCTAATCGGTGGTCACAAGTGCGACCTCCGGCTGTATGTGTGCGTGACGTCTATAGACCCCCTGTTGATATACCTGTATGAGGAGGGGCTCGTGAGGTTTGCCACTGTCAAGTATGATAAAACCAATAAGAACCTGTGGAACCCCTGCATGCATCTCTGTAACTACAGCATCAATAAATATCATACGGATTACATCAA ATGTGACGACCCCAACGCTGGCAACATAGGTCACAAGTGGACGCTCTCTGCCCTACTCCGTCACTTACGGAAGCAGGGCCGAAACACCACCGCTCTGATGGCAGCCATCGAAGACCTGGTAGTCAAGTCCATCCTATCCTCCGCGCAAACCATCACCGCGGCAGCCAGGGTCTTTGTGCCCAATTTCTTTAACTGCTTTG agtTATTCGGTTATGATATTCTCATCGACGACATGCTGAAGCCGTGGCTGCTTGAAATCAATCTCTCGCCCAG TCTTGCATGCGAGAGTCCTCTCGACGCTCGCGTGAAGTCGGCTTTGCTGGCTGATACCCTCACCCTGGTGGGGCTACCAGCTGTCCCCATGAGTAAGGCAGACATCTCCACGCAAAGTAATTCCCTCAAAATGAGGATTGGGGCG TGTCGGCGCGTGCACTCCGCGGAGAACGTGTTCGTGCGCGGCAAGCGGACCAGCGCAGAGAACAGCGGCGGCGGCTCGGggggcgccggcgccgcgctgTCCGCGCTCACCGGCGAGGAGCTGCGTCTGGTGCGGGCCGTGCGGGCCCAGTACGCCAGGAGGGGCGGCTTCGTCAGGATCTTCCCCAGCCAGAACTCCTGGCAGAAGTACTCGCAGTACCTCG ACCCAGTGACGGGCATCCCGGTGTGCTCGACGTCGCTGAACAACAACATCCCGTACCAGGTGGTCCAGCATAACTACAACCTGCTGGTACACTCGCACGTGTTGCCGCACTTCCAGCATGCCACCGTCGCCACCAGCCTTACCGATACGCCGCAAAG GTTAAAACGTTACGAAGCGGTAAGTATAACATGCCAGGCGCCCGCGGTGTGGCTCGGCGAGACGACGCCGCAACATCACGACACCAGGCGCGCTAAGGAGCTGGTCAAACGACAGCTCATGGATGGCATGAAGCTCAC CATGGGCGAGGGCCGGCGCGCGTTCGGGCTGTTCCTGACGCACGTGCTGAAGCGCGTGTCGTCGCCCTGCAACGAGCTGGGCGTGCAGCACGCCGCGCTCGTGCTGCGCTTCCTGCGCCGCGCCTCCGCCTCGCTGCGCATGCCTTACAATGTAAAG GGTCCGCCGGCGAAGATGTGCGACAAGGACAGGTGCGCGGTGATCGCCAAGCAGCTGAACGACTTCCTGTACATGTACTACAGGGAGACCGACCTCTACACCGACAGCGAGGACAAGGAGGGATGCGTCTCTAATATACACTTCGCGCAGTTCTTGTATTCCGCTAG CGAGGCAGACCTAGAGGACGTGCTCCTGCTGCAGCTGAAGATGGAGAACTACCAGACGACGTTCCTGGGCGACGCGCGCAACATGTTCTGCGTGGACCTGCCGCCCGCCAAGCTCTGCGCGGAGCCGCCCGCCCGACACACGCTGCTCAAGCATCTCGCCTGCCTCTCGCCCATCAACACCAGGAAGTACAG ATCAGAGTGGACGACTTGGATCAACACGGCAGCTAAATTGGG GTCCACAGATTCCCAGAGCCGTTCAGAGACAGACACAGAGAGCGACCACCCTCAGCCCCCCTTCACCAACTCCGACATCGTCCTCAAGGAATCCCTGAAGGAGGAGAAGCCTCTGACGCAAGCCCTCAAGTACGCGAGGTCATAG
- the LOC113504710 gene encoding tubulin polyglutamylase TTLL5 isoform X4 — protein sequence MEPEDECEPRLKPAPDDIPKVHSVCNHNRPHTSPHASSDTENPSTSGLQTTDEQNEHSMRKNDEEAPVKENEGSVSDWISGGPLGSKGAVLVFRSCVLASRTPSMESETKTIGNNTGTTILLNKAKNMARRLVAEPHSFAMRPKNIMHDVMETFGTSNKFHGHAYIVRHVSDTNIPETIPVEDQGHEGQDVLGHKRDIEDVLNDLSKITLKKHLNIENTTANIKPPEEPPPNGTSKDGKDDKKGKKNKGKHKRKTPVSQRANSPALDSDDSEHLLVKEVESVKVLESSHMPARLLKITYKLVNTETKLLHRLLQAHGLQEAVMESKDFNLLWSGLHPKPDVLRSLSPYQRVNHFPRPGLLRSLLDSHGLVEAELSSNSWTLMWSALMIPFDILQALNPNQKVNHFPRSYELTRKDKLFKNIEKMQYFRGLKQFDFIPTTFLMPAEYKELCSTHYRTKGPWIVKPAASSRGRGIYIVNTPEQIPKGENVVVAKYIDKPLLIGGHKCDLRLYVCVTSIDPLLIYLYEEGLVRFATVKYDKTNKNLWNPCMHLCNYSINKYHTDYIKCDDPNAGNIGHKWTLSALLRHLRKQGRNTTALMAAIEDLVVKSILSSAQTITAAARVFVPNFFNCFELFGYDILIDDMLKPWLLEINLSPSLACESPLDARVKSALLADTLTLVGLPAVPMSKADISTQSNSLKMRIGACRRVHSAENVFVRGKRTSAENSGGGSGGAGAALSALTGEELRLVRAVRAQYARRGGFVRIFPSQNSWQKYSQYLDPVTGIPVCSTSLNNNIPYQVVQHNYNLLVHSHVLPHFQHATVATSLTDTPQRLKRYEAVSITCQAPAVWLGETTPQHHDTRRAKELVKRQLMDGMKLTMGEGRRAFGLFLTHVLKRVSSPCNELGVQHAALVLRFLRRASASLRMPYNVKGPPAKMCDKDRCAVIAKQLNDFLYMYYRETDLYTDSEDKEGCVSNIHFAQFLYSASEADLEDVLLLQLKMENYQTTFLGDARNMFCVDLPPAKLCAEPPARHTLLKHLACLSPINTRKYRSTDSQSRSETDTESDHPQPPFTNSDIVLKESLKEEKPLTQALKYARS from the exons ATGGAGCCAGAAGATGAGTGTGAGCCTCGTTTAAAACCGGCACCAGACGACATTCCTAAAGTACACTCAGTATGCAACCACAACCGTCCACACACCAG TCCACATGCATCATCAGACACCGAAAATCCGTCGACCTCAGGCCTTCAGACTACAGACGAGCAAAACGAACACAGCATGCGAAAAAATGACGAAGAAGCTCCAGTTAAGGAAAACGAAGGTTCCGTCTCCGACTGGATATCGGGAGGGCCTCTCGGGTCTAAAGGAGCCGTTTTGGTATTCAGATCATGCGTCCTCGCGTCCAGGACTCCTTCAATGGAGTCAGAAACGAAAACCATCGGCAATAACACAGGGACAACAATACTCTTAAACAAGGCTAAGAACATGGCACGCAGGTTAGTCGCTGAGCCCCATTCCTTTGCTATGAGACCAAAGAACATAATGCACGATGTGATGGAAACGTTTGGAACCAGCAACAAGTTTCACGGGCATGCTTATATAGTGAGACACGTTAGCGATACGAATATCCCCGAGACTATACCGGTGGAGGACCAAGGTCACGAGGGTCAGGACGTACTCGGACATAAGAGAGACATTGAAGACGTACTAAACGACTTGAGTAAGATCACGCTGAAGAAACACCTGAACATCGAGAATACAACAGCTAACATTAAGCCCCCGGAAGAACCGCCTCCTAATGGTACTAGCAAAG ATGGCAAAGACGATAAGAAAGGCAAGAAGAACAAAGGTAAGCATAAACGCAAGACGCCGGTGTCGCAGCGTGCTAACTCACCGGCGCTTGACAGTGATGACTCAGAACACCTCTTGGTGAAAGAGGTCGAGAGTGTAAAG GTCTTAGAAAGCAGTCACATGCCTGCGCGTCTCCTCAAAATAACCTATAAGCTAGTGAACACGGAAACTAAACTCCTGCACCGGCTCCTCCAAGCTCACGGGCTACAGGAAGCCGTCATGGAGTCGAAAGACTTCAACCTGTTGTGGTCAGGACTGCACCCGAAGCCCGATGTCCTGCGGTCATTGTCGCCCTACCAGCGCGTCAACCACTTCCCTAG GCCGGGCCTGCTCCGCTCTCTCCTGGATAGCCACGGGCTGGTCGAAGCGGAATTGAGCTCCAACTCTTGGACGCTCATGTGGTCAGCACTCATGATCCCCTTCGATATCCTCCAAGCATTGAACCCTAACCAGAAAGTCAATCATTTCCCCAG GTCGTACGAGTTGACTCGTAAAGACAAACTTTTTAAGAACATCGAGAAAATGCAATACTTTCGAGGGCTGAAGCAGTTCGACTTCATTCCTACCACCTTCCTGATGCCTGCAGAGTATAAGGAGCTGTGTTCCACCCACTACAGGACCAAAGGACCCTGGATAGTCAAGCCGGCGGCTTCGAGCCGGGGCAGAGGCATTTATATTGTTAACACG CCTGAACAAATACCAAAAGGCGAGAATGTAGTAGTAGCAAAATACATAGATAAACCTCTTCTAATCGGTGGTCACAAGTGCGACCTCCGGCTGTATGTGTGCGTGACGTCTATAGACCCCCTGTTGATATACCTGTATGAGGAGGGGCTCGTGAGGTTTGCCACTGTCAAGTATGATAAAACCAATAAGAACCTGTGGAACCCCTGCATGCATCTCTGTAACTACAGCATCAATAAATATCATACGGATTACATCAA ATGTGACGACCCCAACGCTGGCAACATAGGTCACAAGTGGACGCTCTCTGCCCTACTCCGTCACTTACGGAAGCAGGGCCGAAACACCACCGCTCTGATGGCAGCCATCGAAGACCTGGTAGTCAAGTCCATCCTATCCTCCGCGCAAACCATCACCGCGGCAGCCAGGGTCTTTGTGCCCAATTTCTTTAACTGCTTTG agtTATTCGGTTATGATATTCTCATCGACGACATGCTGAAGCCGTGGCTGCTTGAAATCAATCTCTCGCCCAG TCTTGCATGCGAGAGTCCTCTCGACGCTCGCGTGAAGTCGGCTTTGCTGGCTGATACCCTCACCCTGGTGGGGCTACCAGCTGTCCCCATGAGTAAGGCAGACATCTCCACGCAAAGTAATTCCCTCAAAATGAGGATTGGGGCG TGTCGGCGCGTGCACTCCGCGGAGAACGTGTTCGTGCGCGGCAAGCGGACCAGCGCAGAGAACAGCGGCGGCGGCTCGGggggcgccggcgccgcgctgTCCGCGCTCACCGGCGAGGAGCTGCGTCTGGTGCGGGCCGTGCGGGCCCAGTACGCCAGGAGGGGCGGCTTCGTCAGGATCTTCCCCAGCCAGAACTCCTGGCAGAAGTACTCGCAGTACCTCG ACCCAGTGACGGGCATCCCGGTGTGCTCGACGTCGCTGAACAACAACATCCCGTACCAGGTGGTCCAGCATAACTACAACCTGCTGGTACACTCGCACGTGTTGCCGCACTTCCAGCATGCCACCGTCGCCACCAGCCTTACCGATACGCCGCAAAG GTTAAAACGTTACGAAGCGGTAAGTATAACATGCCAGGCGCCCGCGGTGTGGCTCGGCGAGACGACGCCGCAACATCACGACACCAGGCGCGCTAAGGAGCTGGTCAAACGACAGCTCATGGATGGCATGAAGCTCAC CATGGGCGAGGGCCGGCGCGCGTTCGGGCTGTTCCTGACGCACGTGCTGAAGCGCGTGTCGTCGCCCTGCAACGAGCTGGGCGTGCAGCACGCCGCGCTCGTGCTGCGCTTCCTGCGCCGCGCCTCCGCCTCGCTGCGCATGCCTTACAATGTAAAG GGTCCGCCGGCGAAGATGTGCGACAAGGACAGGTGCGCGGTGATCGCCAAGCAGCTGAACGACTTCCTGTACATGTACTACAGGGAGACCGACCTCTACACCGACAGCGAGGACAAGGAGGGATGCGTCTCTAATATACACTTCGCGCAGTTCTTGTATTCCGCTAG CGAGGCAGACCTAGAGGACGTGCTCCTGCTGCAGCTGAAGATGGAGAACTACCAGACGACGTTCCTGGGCGACGCGCGCAACATGTTCTGCGTGGACCTGCCGCCCGCCAAGCTCTGCGCGGAGCCGCCCGCCCGACACACGCTGCTCAAGCATCTCGCCTGCCTCTCGCCCATCAACACCAGGAAGTACAG GTCCACAGATTCCCAGAGCCGTTCAGAGACAGACACAGAGAGCGACCACCCTCAGCCCCCCTTCACCAACTCCGACATCGTCCTCAAGGAATCCCTGAAGGAGGAGAAGCCTCTGACGCAAGCCCTCAAGTACGCGAGGTCATAG